Proteins from a genomic interval of Candidatus Rubidus massiliensis:
- the trkA gene encoding Trk system potassium uptake protein TrkA: MLNIIIVGAGEVGVYIATILSKENYNIILIDNDEKKLSKATWNLDIATRLGCGSDWNLLEELRELDPDILLAITDNDEVNLVSCSIAKHLEYKKTIARVSSQAYLNRKILDFNRIFQVDYIICPELLVSDEIIKYLASPGFLNIENFANGSVQMKTLKIPKSWSQANIPLKFLDLPKGVIIGLINRQNNRIDHLIFPHGDDCIEPLDEVTVIGERDQMELIHKFFGIKPKTINEVILIGGSKIAEILAKRLQEKQINVTIVEKNYEKCAQLAKNLKNTTILNRDGTDLDFLKSEKIGTADAIIGCTRKDEINILSVLLGKELGCEQALAITSNKSYQILAKKLDINFVVSPRISAANHILSHILSGSISSLVSLYENQAEILEIKVSIDSKVVGIPLSSLGPLLPKDFLIAIIQNRGKIIVGGGDRIISPGDTVIVITSPKHINEIEDLF; encoded by the coding sequence ATGCTAAATATAATAATAGTGGGCGCGGGCGAAGTTGGAGTTTACATAGCTACGATTTTATCAAAAGAAAATTATAATATTATATTAATTGATAATGATGAAAAAAAGCTTTCAAAAGCTACTTGGAACTTAGATATTGCCACACGTTTGGGCTGTGGTTCTGATTGGAATTTACTTGAGGAGTTAAGGGAGCTTGATCCTGACATACTTTTAGCAATAACGGATAACGATGAAGTAAATTTAGTCTCTTGTTCCATTGCAAAACATTTAGAATATAAAAAAACTATCGCTAGGGTATCAAGTCAAGCTTATCTCAATAGAAAAATTTTGGATTTTAATAGAATCTTTCAAGTCGATTATATAATTTGTCCAGAATTACTTGTGTCTGATGAAATAATTAAATATTTAGCAAGTCCGGGTTTTTTAAATATAGAAAACTTTGCGAATGGCTCCGTACAAATGAAAACTCTTAAAATACCCAAAAGTTGGTCTCAGGCAAATATCCCTTTAAAATTTTTGGATTTACCCAAAGGTGTAATCATTGGATTAATTAATAGGCAGAATAATCGCATAGACCATTTAATTTTTCCTCATGGTGATGACTGTATAGAACCCCTTGATGAAGTGACCGTTATTGGAGAGCGTGACCAGATGGAGCTAATCCATAAATTTTTTGGTATTAAACCTAAAACAATAAATGAAGTTATTCTTATAGGTGGCTCAAAAATCGCTGAAATATTGGCAAAAAGACTCCAAGAAAAACAAATAAATGTAACTATTGTAGAAAAAAATTACGAAAAATGTGCACAACTTGCAAAAAATTTAAAAAATACAACCATTTTAAACCGGGATGGCACTGATTTAGATTTTTTAAAATCGGAAAAGATCGGAACTGCGGATGCAATTATAGGATGTACAAGAAAAGATGAAATAAATATTTTAAGCGTTTTACTTGGAAAAGAACTTGGTTGCGAGCAAGCTTTGGCTATTACTTCGAATAAAAGCTATCAAATTTTAGCCAAAAAACTTGATATCAATTTTGTTGTTTCTCCAAGGATTAGTGCTGCTAACCATATTTTATCACATATTTTATCCGGATCGATTAGTTCATTAGTTTCACTTTATGAAAATCAAGCTGAAATTTTAGAGATAAAAGTTTCAATAGATTCTAAAGTAGTTGGCATCCCTTTATCTAGTTTAGGTCCTCTTTTACCAAAAGACTTTCTCATTGCTATTATTCAAAATAGAGGAAAAATCATTGTAGGTGGTGGAGATCGAATCATTTCTCCTGGGGATACAGTAATTGTTATTACAAGTCCTAAGCATATTAATGAAATTGAGGATTTATTTTAG
- the wapA_1 gene encoding Cell wall-associated polypeptide CWBP200: MVINITNIKFIFSKYYFSFTYLLLLFCLWYSPLKAANENLELPIVCHSVNIITGDFIETQTDNFFFHKDIKIRRAYSSKDCAWEFNIPFFQKDSYENQIQSLTFKYDNHLLKEINWCNYAGQKKILHTSVDTKDEIHFFLNNEHGQDLSYSFSKEDTSVLNKVSMNQFFIAYTYEVHPQLQKKQLVKRELPEGRYLINEYYKLGSNQVGDQEVIIENRNDFRIGRVMLQKEPLSYNLEPIISHRFFYHENYTEVLDANNNKIVYHYSPKLFLTAIEYFIDHKLYKSESYYWEDSEHIDLPKLIGKGIADHQGNIFSYKKYTYNKWGLIALESIFGNFSGQVTEQIILNDKAQPITNVEAIHKIYTYSDEPEHNLIAVDDSNGNKTIFRYDPKLKRKVAQFHYYNEICKEREFYFYNSFSQIEKIIKDDGISEDYTNLENVYHRQITSLKQVNENESAQEIEHYNYDDQLQMLSLAYKEVAYFNEQGYLQRKTLLDSNLNIFELNVYNYDPMGNIVYEKNLKGEEIDYTYDSMGNLLKKASRNEVVSYQYSPANRLIVVKTNAQIIQYKYDYNGNCISEIDNDGNETFHTYDNLNRKIGVTYPKIKTMDGWLHPQEQYIYNILDQVIEIIDPKGYSTKNQYNSFGKILKTIYPDSTEEQYCYFLDGQLQGFRSKIGLVTNHTKDSRGQISQTSTFSKESTPKNTDLTYRNNDLIKVSRQNEEISFTYNKFGKIASQKIIADDTVIKRNFFYDEKGKLISDDNAQNSSQDLMANGCKESYFDNEVDLFFKKDVYTYPNGLQITFFSDSNNRIIKTKKTNFCNQVIEEVEFFYDLNGNKTKTIVITPSDIYTLIRIYGPCNRLENQTEIFSNQIPRKLFYNYNNFGLLETFTKADGIQIFYTYDTWGRLHTITSSDQSIAYILSYNHADQIIQIEDAVQKKTSRRDYKGKNLVYELLANGYSITNFYNDANQKVKQQLWDDTEIDYLYKDENIISIRRTNKLQSYDINFEYFENQITSIQYPFNHSVTFEYKDTLLKKITSPFYEQEIFRDKKQLINRITTKTLSNQEKTTFEYDDLCRISKETSSSSEWQYRYDDFQNLYLSNETVYKNCYEISQSNNWRYAHDINGNLISKKNCSEEFTYFYDALNRLTKIVNHNKWKIEFIYDYFNRCLRKIKWIYDTDRGDWSDKEETDFVYDIDNEIAQIVNDVVNLRILAVSRIGAEIGNGIVFEKNDRLYFPIYDFRGNVTFIVDPLTNNHQQLNYSSFGNFTIENTQSNSNSKLLFNWTFFSKRYDEDLHYVFFGRRFYDMEIGRWINLDPMGQIDGFNRYLFIKNDPINNYDLYGHFSIPSFLTDLKTKFTEWKDNFFSFYQPVDEVFNRHLAVDQFLQNNVDKLGEELFGKTFLIMLGLRIDPLEKGIYGKGEIDDKIRITLINGILNVRNDCEYMASLVSQSHGNANVHYIFHPTQGWGADMVLAFRVKLGHISPQAALLARTWKSLIREMGGIEGNGTIYHYAHSMGGSDTAAAQSLLTEEEKQMIKVISFGSATLIQKDGFQSVTNYVSKHDAVPLSDPIGFIKAMLDRNTNVIFIGQYLGLPFIDHPFNAETYQLIVQALGEAFVNEYGCVNENK; this comes from the coding sequence ATGGTTATTAATATCACAAATATTAAATTTATATTTTCAAAATATTACTTTAGTTTCACTTACCTTTTACTGCTTTTTTGTCTTTGGTATTCTCCCTTAAAAGCCGCCAATGAAAACCTTGAACTACCTATAGTTTGCCATTCTGTTAATATTATTACTGGAGATTTCATCGAAACACAAACAGATAATTTTTTTTTTCATAAAGATATAAAAATTAGAAGAGCTTATTCGAGCAAAGATTGTGCATGGGAATTTAATATTCCTTTTTTTCAAAAAGATTCTTATGAGAATCAAATTCAATCCTTAACTTTCAAATATGATAATCATTTATTGAAAGAAATAAATTGGTGCAATTATGCCGGACAGAAAAAAATACTCCACACATCCGTTGATACTAAAGACGAAATCCATTTTTTCTTGAATAATGAGCATGGTCAAGACCTTAGCTATTCTTTTTCGAAAGAGGATACATCTGTATTAAACAAAGTTAGCATGAATCAATTTTTTATAGCCTACACTTATGAAGTTCATCCTCAATTACAAAAAAAACAATTAGTGAAAAGAGAGTTACCAGAAGGTCGTTATCTGATTAATGAATACTATAAACTCGGATCTAATCAAGTAGGTGATCAAGAAGTCATTATAGAAAATAGGAATGACTTTAGAATAGGCAGGGTAATGCTGCAAAAAGAGCCTTTATCCTATAATCTCGAACCTATTATTTCTCATCGTTTTTTTTATCATGAAAATTATACAGAAGTGCTTGATGCTAATAATAATAAAATCGTTTACCACTATTCCCCCAAACTATTTCTAACTGCCATTGAATATTTTATCGATCACAAACTTTATAAATCAGAAAGCTATTATTGGGAAGATAGTGAACATATTGATTTACCAAAATTAATTGGAAAAGGGATTGCTGACCATCAAGGCAATATTTTTTCTTATAAAAAATATACTTATAATAAATGGGGTTTGATTGCCCTAGAAAGTATATTTGGAAACTTTTCCGGTCAAGTGACTGAACAAATTATTCTCAATGATAAAGCTCAACCTATAACAAATGTTGAAGCAATCCATAAAATCTACACTTATAGTGATGAACCTGAACATAACCTTATTGCAGTAGACGACTCTAATGGTAATAAAACCATATTTCGATATGATCCTAAATTAAAAAGAAAAGTAGCACAATTTCATTACTATAATGAAATTTGTAAAGAAAGAGAATTCTACTTCTATAATTCTTTTAGTCAAATTGAGAAAATTATTAAAGATGATGGCATAAGTGAGGATTATACCAATTTAGAAAATGTTTATCATAGGCAAATTACTAGCTTAAAACAGGTTAATGAAAATGAATCTGCTCAAGAAATTGAACATTATAACTATGACGATCAATTGCAAATGCTATCATTAGCTTATAAAGAGGTTGCTTATTTTAATGAACAAGGATACCTGCAAAGAAAAACACTTTTAGATTCAAACTTAAATATTTTTGAATTAAACGTTTATAACTATGACCCCATGGGAAATATTGTTTATGAGAAAAATTTAAAAGGTGAAGAAATTGATTATACTTACGACTCTATGGGGAATTTGTTAAAAAAGGCTTCAAGAAATGAAGTTGTTAGTTATCAATATAGCCCAGCTAATCGACTAATTGTAGTAAAGACAAACGCTCAAATCATACAATATAAATATGATTATAATGGTAATTGTATTTCAGAAATAGATAACGATGGAAATGAAACATTTCATACTTATGACAATTTAAATCGTAAAATCGGTGTTACTTACCCAAAAATTAAGACTATGGATGGGTGGCTTCATCCTCAAGAACAATATATCTATAATATACTCGACCAAGTTATTGAAATAATAGATCCCAAAGGATATAGCACAAAAAATCAATATAATAGCTTTGGAAAAATCCTTAAAACTATTTACCCCGATAGCACTGAAGAACAATATTGCTACTTCTTAGACGGTCAATTGCAAGGTTTTCGCTCAAAAATTGGCCTAGTAACTAACCATACTAAAGATTCCAGGGGTCAAATCTCTCAAACTTCTACTTTTTCTAAAGAATCAACCCCAAAAAACACTGATTTAACCTATAGAAATAACGATCTCATCAAAGTAAGTAGACAAAATGAAGAAATATCTTTTACTTACAATAAATTTGGTAAAATTGCTTCTCAAAAAATAATCGCAGATGACACGGTTATAAAACGAAATTTTTTTTATGATGAGAAAGGAAAACTAATTTCTGATGATAATGCACAAAATTCCTCTCAGGACTTAATGGCAAACGGGTGTAAAGAAAGCTATTTTGATAATGAGGTGGATCTATTCTTCAAAAAGGACGTTTACACTTATCCCAATGGATTGCAAATCACCTTTTTTTCCGATTCGAATAATCGCATTATAAAAACAAAAAAAACGAATTTCTGTAACCAAGTCATCGAAGAAGTAGAATTCTTCTATGATCTCAATGGCAATAAAACTAAAACGATTGTTATAACTCCTTCAGATATTTATACCTTAATTAGAATTTATGGACCCTGTAATCGTTTAGAAAATCAAACAGAAATCTTTTCTAATCAAATCCCTCGCAAACTTTTTTATAATTACAATAATTTTGGACTTTTAGAAACTTTTACAAAAGCAGATGGGATTCAGATTTTTTACACGTATGATACTTGGGGTAGGTTGCATACAATAACTTCTTCGGATCAATCTATTGCCTATATTCTCTCTTATAATCATGCCGATCAAATTATACAAATCGAGGATGCTGTTCAAAAAAAAACGAGTAGAAGAGATTATAAAGGAAAAAATCTTGTTTATGAATTATTAGCTAATGGCTATTCCATAACAAACTTTTATAACGACGCCAATCAAAAAGTTAAACAACAATTATGGGACGACACAGAGATAGATTATCTTTATAAAGATGAAAATATCATCTCGATAAGAAGGACTAATAAATTACAGTCTTACGACATTAATTTTGAATATTTTGAAAACCAAATAACTTCTATTCAGTACCCTTTTAATCATTCTGTAACTTTTGAATACAAAGATACTTTGCTAAAAAAAATTACTAGTCCTTTCTATGAACAAGAAATTTTTAGAGACAAGAAACAATTAATAAATAGAATCACAACGAAAACTCTTTCAAATCAGGAAAAAACAACTTTCGAATATGATGATTTATGTCGTATTTCAAAGGAGACTAGTAGTAGTAGTGAATGGCAATATAGATATGATGATTTTCAAAATTTATACTTATCTAATGAGACTGTCTATAAAAATTGTTATGAAATATCTCAAAGCAATAATTGGCGATACGCTCATGATATTAATGGTAATTTGATTTCAAAAAAAAATTGTAGTGAAGAATTTACTTACTTTTATGACGCCCTCAATCGTTTAACCAAAATAGTGAATCATAATAAATGGAAAATTGAATTTATTTATGATTACTTTAATAGGTGTTTAAGAAAAATTAAGTGGATCTATGATACTGATCGTGGCGATTGGAGTGATAAAGAAGAAACCGATTTTGTATACGACATTGACAACGAAATAGCACAGATAGTTAATGACGTGGTAAATCTTAGAATTTTAGCCGTTTCTAGAATTGGGGCTGAAATTGGAAACGGCATTGTCTTTGAAAAAAATGACAGGCTTTATTTTCCAATCTATGATTTTAGAGGCAATGTAACCTTTATCGTTGATCCTCTAACCAATAATCACCAACAATTAAATTACAGTTCTTTTGGGAATTTTACTATCGAGAATACTCAATCTAATTCTAATTCCAAACTTTTATTTAATTGGACATTTTTTAGTAAAAGATATGATGAAGATTTACACTATGTTTTTTTTGGTAGAAGATTTTACGACATGGAAATTGGGCGTTGGATTAATTTAGATCCCATGGGACAAATTGATGGGTTTAATAGATATCTTTTTATCAAAAATGATCCCATAAATAATTATGATTTATATGGACATTTTTCCATCCCTTCTTTTCTTACCGATTTAAAAACTAAATTCACTGAATGGAAAGATAATTTTTTTTCCTTTTATCAACCGGTTGACGAAGTTTTTAACAGGCATCTAGCTGTAGATCAATTCCTTCAAAATAATGTCGATAAGCTTGGAGAAGAGTTATTTGGAAAAACGTTTTTGATTATGTTGGGACTTCGGATTGATCCTTTAGAAAAAGGGATATATGGTAAAGGGGAAATCGATGATAAAATCCGGATAACCTTAATAAATGGTATTTTAAATGTAAGAAATGACTGTGAATATATGGCAAGCCTTGTATCCCAATCTCATGGCAATGCTAATGTGCATTACATCTTTCATCCGACCCAAGGATGGGGCGCTGACATGGTTTTAGCCTTTAGGGTGAAACTTGGCCATATATCTCCTCAAGCAGCTCTTTTAGCAAGGACTTGGAAAAGCTTAATTCGTGAAATGGGAGGGATAGAAGGTAATGGAACTATTTATCATTATGCGCATAGTATGGGAGGAAGCGATACAGCAGCTGCACAATCTTTATTAACAGAAGAAGAAAAGCAAATGATAAAAGTTATTTCTTTTGGATCAGCTACATTGATTCAAAAGGATGGTTTTCAATCTGTAACAAATTACGTCAGCAAACATGACGCCGTACCATTAAGCGATCCTATTGGCTTTATAAAAGCTATGCTTGATAGAAATACCAATGTTATTTTCATAGGTCAGTATCTTGGTCTTCCCTTTATAGATCATCCCTTTAATGCGGAAACTTATCAATTAATTGTGCAAGCTTTAGGTGAAGCTTTTGTTAATGAATATGGCTGTGTAAACGAAAATAAATAA